Genomic segment of Paenibacillus sp. FSL R5-0912:
GGTTCAGGCAGTCCGGCACAATCCCCTTGGCATTGCAGAATTGCTGTTCTATCAACCCGGGACGGTGACGCTAAGAGACGGTTTGACGGTCACAGCTGACAAACCATCCATGGTGATCATTGACGAATCCGTGACACCTGTCCGCATCTCGGTGGCGAATCCCGAAACACCGGGGATTACAGTGAACGTAACGCTGAACCGTAACGGAGAAAAAACCACAACAACCTATAGACTCGGCAAGGATACGTTTACCGGCCGGAGCATGACCCTAACCGAGGGGACGGCTCTTGACGACAGCGGATTCGATCTCGCTTACAGTAAAGGAGCGACTGCTTCCTCCAGCCAAGGCAAGCAATTTGCCTCGAATGCTACGGATCTGTACAGAAGCTCCTCTTGGAGTTCAAATGCTTCGGACAACGAGTGGATCTATGTCGATCTGCAGAATTCCTATATGATCAATAAAGTAAGGCTAAACTGGCAAAAGGCCTATGGGAAAAGCTATAAAATTCAAGTGTCGGAGGACGCTGTCACCTGGACGGATGTTTATACAACTTCCATGGGGGATGGCGGAATCGACGAACTTTCCTTCGGTAAAGTTCCTGCCAGGTTTGTGCGGATGCAGGGCGTTCAGCAGGGCACCGGAGACGGCTACTCGCTTGCTGAATTTAACGTATTTGAGGCGGTGGCGCCTAATCTCGCCGAAGGCATGCAAGCAAAGGCGAACTCATCCAGAGCCGCCGATGTGTCTCCTGGAAATGCGGTTGACGGGTCATTGACGACCCGCTGGGGATCTAACTATGCTGATCCGCAGTGGATTTACGCCGATCTTGGCTCCAGCCAACCCATCGCGAAGGTCATGCTGCATTGGGAAAGTGCGTATGGGAAGGAGTATCAAATCCAGGTTTCCGACAACACGGCGGACTGGACGACAGTATACAGTACCACCACCGGAGACGGAGAAATTGATGAGATCTCCTTCGAACCGGTGAATGCAAGATATGTTCGGATGTATGGAACGAAAAGAGCGACCACGTACGGCTACTCGCTCTGGGAATTCAAAGTGTATGGTCCAGAGAACGTACAAAAGGTTCCGGCCCGGGTTGAACTAGAAGCAACGCCATCTTCCGTGGCGGCTGGAGGCAAAGTGTCCGTTACGGGAGCCGTCTACGATGGCGACGATCTTCCGGTCCCGGGCGTGGAGGTCGAAATTGTGTCTGCATCGGGCAGCATCGAAACGGCTAAAGCAGTAACGGACGTTAACGGCCGGTTCAACACGGTCTATACGGCGCCGTCTGCAGCCGGAGACGTGACGATCGCGGTTGTCCTGCCTGCAAGTCCGACCGTGACGGATACGGTTACCGTATCCGTGAACAAGGACGTACAAGTACCCGCCCGAATCGAACTCCAAGCAACGCCGTCTTCCGTGACATCCGGAGGCATCGTGTCCGTTACGGGAGCTGTCTACGACAGTGACGATCTTCCGGTATCCGGCGTAGAGGTCGAAATCGCGTCTGCATCGGGCAGTGTCAATGACGCCAGTGTGGTAACGGATGCGAACGGCCGGTTCAGCACGGTCTTTACAGCGTCGTCTGCAGCCGGAGAAGTGACGATTACAGCAGTCTTGACCGCGAATCCGTCCGTGAGAGGGACGACTGCCGTTTACGTAGAAGGGGTCGTACAAGTGCCCGCCAGGATCGAACTCCAGGAGGCACCGTCTTCCGTGATGGTTGGAGGCAAAATGTCCGTTACGGGAGTCGTCTACGACGGCGACAATCTTCCGGTCCCGGGCGTGGAGGTCGAAATCGCGGCTTCGTCAGGCAGCATCAAAATGGCTAAAGCAGTAACGGACGCGAACGGCCGGTTCAGTACGGTCTTTACGGCGCCTTCTGCAGCTGGAGAAGTGACGATTACAGCCGTTTTGACTGCGAGTCCGGCCGTGACGGATAAGATTACCGTCTCCGTAATTAAGGCCGCACAAGTACCCGTTCTAATCGAACTCCAGGCGACGCCGTCTGCTGTGACGGTGGGAGACGATGTATCTGTTGCGGGAATCGTCTACGACAGTGACAATCTTCCGGTCTCCGGGGTGGAGGCCGAAGTCGCGGCTTCGTCGGGCAGCTTCAACACTGCTAAAGCAGTAACAGATGCGAACGGCCGGTTCAGCATGGTCTTTACGGCGCCTTCCGCAGCCGGAGAAGTGACGATTACAGCCGTCTTGACCGCAAATCCGTCCGTTACGGGGAAAATAAACGTTTCCGTAAACGAGCGTTCAAACGGCGGAAGCGGAGGCAATTCGGGAGGAGGAGCTCCGGTGAGTCCGCCGGTAACTCCTAATAATCCTAATGTTAATCCAAGCGATGATCCAAACGATGGTCCTGACACGCCGGACGTACCGGTACCCGGTCATGCCTTCGCGGATATTGGCGGTCATTGGGCCGAATCCAATATCCTGGAAGCAGAACAGAGGGGAATGATCACAGGTTATCCGGACGGCTCGTTCCGGCCCGATCGCACGGTAACGCGCGCTGAATTCGCGGTAATGCTGGCGAAAGCGCTGAAGCTTCAGAACAAAGAAGCTGTCCTGTCCTTCAAGGACGCGGACCGGATCGGGCAGTGGGCCAAGGCAGCTGTTGCGCGAGCCGTAAGCTTGGGTCTTATTCAGGGCGATAAGAACAGTAACTTCCGTCCAGATGCGTCCTTGACGAGATCGGAAATGGCCGTGCTGCTGGCGAGAGCCTTAAACCTGGCACCCGAAGCTCGTTCCGCCGGATTCGCGGATGACCGCGACATACCGGTCTGGGCTGCCGGAGCGGCAGCAGAGATGAAGAAGCTGGGGATTATGCAGGGTAAGGGTAACAACAGCTTCTTCCCGAAAAATGCCGCGACAAGGGCGGAAACGGTCACGGTTCTGCTCAGAATGCTCACAGCGAAGGAGCAGGAATAATAAACAGGGGGATTGTTCATTCCCGGATACTTATACAATTCCAGCAGCAACCCCCGCCGGATTGTGGCTCTGCATGTCCACGCTTCGGCTCTATTCTAAAACCCGCTCCCAGAGCGGGTTTTTTACGTATGGCGTGCCCAGAGGCACGCATTATCTGGTTGGTGCAAGCCCAACCCAAGGAGGGGCCAAGCCACCTTGGTAGCCAGGATGCTTGCACATGGCGAAATCTGTGTGTAAAAGTGCATCGACAAAAGTACCTGTCAGAGACAGGGCGAGCGACAATCCAGGCTGCAACATGAAAGGCCGGTTATTTGGGACTTAGACGTAAAGAGATTGTAGGTGCAATGACGAAATAAATGCAGGCGGTGTTTGAGAAATAATTGGTGGCGTAGCTGAGGTAATTAGTGGTATGACTGTAGTAGTTGGAGGAGGTATTGCGAGTATTCCGACAAACTAGCTTTCTGATCTGTTTGTGTGCAAGAAGGTAATTATGCCTTCATGCACAATTTTTTGAACATTAAAAAGACTTTGAGTGATTGAAATCCTAAGTTTTGAGAGGTGATGAAAATAATGGAGAAAAAAGTTAAAACTTTAAGAGTTTCTCTTTTCTTTTCTATACTATGTGTTATTACATCGGGAATCAACTACTTAAATAATAAATTGCCTGTAGTTGGAGTATTGCTTATTGTAGTTATAGTTGCGTTTCTAATTCAAGTTGTGGCTTATACAATAGAAATGAAAAACATTAATAATAATAGTGTGAGATAAAAGTTGGCGGGGCTTTGGAGATGGGATCCCGGCTCTATCCTATTATCAGTGAGACCACCTTCTTATTGTAGGCTAATATGTACCTTGCCAGGAGGAAATCATGAATTTTATAAAAGAGCATCTAGCAGGGTATGGCGTGAGCGAACAAATGATTGTTTATCTCTCGAACATGATCATGGTCATATTTATTGCTTTACTCTCTATTGTGGCCAATTTCATCGCCAAAAAAATCGTGCTGAAAATAATTATTCATATCATCAATAACAACCGGTATACGTGGGATAATATCTTTTTGGAGACAAAAGTATTCCACAAGCTGTCGCATCTCGCTCCAGCCTTTATCATCTATTACTCTGCGTCTATTTTTCCGTTGTATCAGTCTTTCATTGTAAAAGTCGCCTTAACTTATATGATTATCGTAGCGATCACGGTGTTTAATGCGTTACTTGATGCCACCAATGCTATTTATCGTAAGTATGAAGTGTCCAAGATTAGGCCGATCAAAGGCTACATTCAGGTTGCGAAAATTATTCTGTTTATTATTGGTGCGATTGTGGTGATTTCTAACCTCATGGGTCAGAATCCACTGATTATTCTTAGTGGACTGGGAGCGATATCAGCTGTTCTTATGCTAGTTTTCAAAGATTCTATATTGGGCTTGGTGGCAGGTGTTCAATTATCATCTAATGATATGGTTCGTGTAGGTGACTGGATTGAAATGCCTAAATATAATGCTGACGGTAATGTAATTGACATTACTCTTAATACGG
This window contains:
- a CDS encoding polysaccharide lyase family 8 super-sandwich domain-containing protein, with amino-acid sequence MKSRTAAFYVSKDIINDGTNGRVEWTYKSQAGTYLSNQNSNGSWGDVDYASTASSANGRAWSPYLALDRLQSMAQAFADPKGPYYHNETLLGGIQKGLDYWFTVKPTSTNWWETGIGKQLRLGKIALLCEGYLTEAQASNIIGTLDSSPNTVDGANSSWYNQNYMIRGLLLEDAQIVRNAVEAFNVLSNVTATVTGIQSDMSFFMHGKTNYTTGYGRSFARDMSFWAYVTSDTSFSYSKAAIDSLSSYLLDGTRYLVRGDVADLGMGMNGPEWPDYASAALTFYEDPLQWMQAANPKRAAEFAGFLENIRSIGTSTSNGLDVNNMTQWQTLVSSHMRNDYGITVKMSSSTVKGGEWRTINPSGYNLLYWTPQGATAIQRTGDEYRTVYPLMDWAHVPGSTAPYVLTKDGNFNNPKTFVGGVTNERYGATAFDFNKLSTSGKKGYFFFDDEMVALGTGIASTNAAPVHTTLNQSLAAGDVLVDGEIMADGTKQVNGRWAYNDKIGYVFPNPTGFQVNRETKTGKWGDVITGSSTEPITKPVFSIWLDHGVKPTNASYEYIVLPNKTPEEVSSYASASPVSILANTPSVQAVRHNPLGIAELLFYQPGTVTLRDGLTVTADKPSMVIIDESVTPVRISVANPETPGITVNVTLNRNGEKTTTTYRLGKDTFTGRSMTLTEGTALDDSGFDLAYSKGATASSSQGKQFASNATDLYRSSSWSSNASDNEWIYVDLQNSYMINKVRLNWQKAYGKSYKIQVSEDAVTWTDVYTTSMGDGGIDELSFGKVPARFVRMQGVQQGTGDGYSLAEFNVFEAVAPNLAEGMQAKANSSRAADVSPGNAVDGSLTTRWGSNYADPQWIYADLGSSQPIAKVMLHWESAYGKEYQIQVSDNTADWTTVYSTTTGDGEIDEISFEPVNARYVRMYGTKRATTYGYSLWEFKVYGPENVQKVPARVELEATPSSVAAGGKVSVTGAVYDGDDLPVPGVEVEIVSASGSIETAKAVTDVNGRFNTVYTAPSAAGDVTIAVVLPASPTVTDTVTVSVNKDVQVPARIELQATPSSVTSGGIVSVTGAVYDSDDLPVSGVEVEIASASGSVNDASVVTDANGRFSTVFTASSAAGEVTITAVLTANPSVRGTTAVYVEGVVQVPARIELQEAPSSVMVGGKMSVTGVVYDGDNLPVPGVEVEIAASSGSIKMAKAVTDANGRFSTVFTAPSAAGEVTITAVLTASPAVTDKITVSVIKAAQVPVLIELQATPSAVTVGDDVSVAGIVYDSDNLPVSGVEAEVAASSGSFNTAKAVTDANGRFSMVFTAPSAAGEVTITAVLTANPSVTGKINVSVNERSNGGSGGNSGGGAPVSPPVTPNNPNVNPSDDPNDGPDTPDVPVPGHAFADIGGHWAESNILEAEQRGMITGYPDGSFRPDRTVTRAEFAVMLAKALKLQNKEAVLSFKDADRIGQWAKAAVARAVSLGLIQGDKNSNFRPDASLTRSEMAVLLARALNLAPEARSAGFADDRDIPVWAAGAAAEMKKLGIMQGKGNNSFFPKNAATRAETVTVLLRMLTAKEQE
- a CDS encoding mechanosensitive ion channel family protein — protein: MNFIKEHLAGYGVSEQMIVYLSNMIMVIFIALLSIVANFIAKKIVLKIIIHIINNNRYTWDNIFLETKVFHKLSHLAPAFIIYYSASIFPLYQSFIVKVALTYMIIVAITVFNALLDATNAIYRKYEVSKIRPIKGYIQVAKIILFIIGAIVVISNLMGQNPLIILSGLGAISAVLMLVFKDSILGLVAGVQLSSNDMVRVGDWIEMPKYNADGNVIDITLNTVKVMNFDKTITMIPSYALISDSFKNWRGMEASGGRRIKRSVSIDTSSICFCTKEMIEEFQKVHYLSDYVTTRLDEISTYNIEHHINMDSKVNGRQLTNIGVFREYIHEYLRNHPKIHKDMALIVRQLEPGDSGLPLEIYAFSNDTTWGVYESVQSDIFDHIFAIIPVFGLRVFQNPTGQDIVNLKERKEYSTGH